Proteins from a genomic interval of bacterium:
- a CDS encoding phosphoribosyltransferase, whose protein sequence is GDHRRVLLCDDVLTTGTTAEACCRVLKDAGAAWAGVAVAARVLLPLAHRERPGALPEDA, encoded by the coding sequence GTGGTGATCATAGGCGCGTGCTGCTCTGCGACGACGTGCTGACGACGGGCACGACCGCCGAGGCCTGCTGCCGGGTGCTCAAGGACGCGGGGGCCGCGTGGGCCGGCGTCGCCGTCGCGGCCCGCGTGCTGCTGCCGCTGGCGCACCGCGAGCGGCCCGGCGCTCTCCCCGAGGACGCCTAG